The genomic stretch TGGTTTCATCGAAACGGCCGAACTTGCCTTGTGCCAGGTTCAGCAGCGAACCGCTGGACCACGCCACCAGCGTGCCCGCATCCGCCGGACGCTGGGCCACCACCGCGTTGTACGCCACTGCGCCGACACCGCCGGGCATGTAAGTCACGCGCATCGGCTTGGTCAGCAGTTTTTCGTTGACCAGCGCGCTTTGCGCCAGTTTGCAGGTCAGGTCGAAACCGCCGCCGGGGGAGGCCGGGGCGATGCATTCCGGGCGCTTGGGTTCGGCCATCAGTTGGCCGGCGAACAGCATGACGCCAGCGGCTAGAGCAACTTTACGCAGTGATAAGTTCATCTATGTCTCCTTGGGAGTTGTTGTTATGGACGTACTGAATTACCAAAGGGCAACGCTATAGCTCACCAGCAGACGCACTTCATCGGCATCGCGAGCGGAGTAGTTGGAACGGTAAGTGGCATTACGCAAACGCACGGCAACGTCCTTCAGGGCGCCGCTTTGTACTACATATTTGATCTCGGTGTTGCGCTCCCACTCTTTGCCTTCGTCACCGTTCTTGAGCTTGATGTTGTCACCGCTCAAGTAACGGCTCATGAAGCTCAGGCCGGGGATGCCGAGTTTGGCGAAGTCGAAGTCGTAGCGCGCCTGCCAGGAGCGTTCTTCGGCGCCGGCGAAGTCGTTGATCTGGACGAAGTTGACCAGGTACGGGTCGCTGCCATCGACATACGGGAACGCGCTGTCGCCGGACATGTGCTGATAACCGGCGGTGAACTTGTGGCCGCTCAGGGCATAGCTGACCAGACCGTTGAGCGAGCGGTTGTCGATCTCCCCTCCACGGGCAGCACCTTGATCGTCACTGACGGCGAAGCGCAGGTCGGTGGCGAAAGTGCCCGGGCCCATCGGCCGCGAAGCGACCAGTCCGAAGAAGTGCTGGTTGTAGACTTCGTCGAGTTGCGCGAAGTGGTAACTGCCGGTGATCTTGTCGGTGAACTTGTAGTCCACGCCGGCAAAATCGAAGTGCTTGCCGGCAACGGTGCCAGCAAAGCGGCCGTTCTTGTTGTTGAGGGCAATGTCCTCGAAATCGGTGCTGTCGCGGTCCTTGGCCTTGTCCAGGCGCCCGCCGGTGAAGGTCAGGTTCTTTATCTCTTTGGAGGTCAGCAAGCCGCCTTCGAAGGTCTGCGGCAGGATTCGCCCGTCGTTCGGCTTGAGGATCGGCAGTTCCGGAATCAGGCTGCCGATCTTCAGTTCG from Pseudomonas allokribbensis encodes the following:
- a CDS encoding OprD family porin gives rise to the protein MPSLQTKALTPVRPSRFSHTALASAAALAGFAPMSYADFIEDSSATFETRNMYFNRDFRDGTSAQQSKRDEWAQGFMLNLQSGYTDGTVGFGVDALGMLGVKLDSSPDRTGTGLLPTHDDGRAADEYSKVGLTGKVKISATELKIGSLIPELPILKPNDGRILPQTFEGGLLTSKEIKNLTFTGGRLDKAKDRDSTDFEDIALNNKNGRFAGTVAGKHFDFAGVDYKFTDKITGSYHFAQLDEVYNQHFFGLVASRPMGPGTFATDLRFAVSDDQGAARGGEIDNRSLNGLVSYALSGHKFTAGYQHMSGDSAFPYVDGSDPYLVNFVQINDFAGAEERSWQARYDFDFAKLGIPGLSFMSRYLSGDNIKLKNGDEGKEWERNTEIKYVVQSGALKDVAVRLRNATYRSNYSARDADEVRLLVSYSVALW